In one Aeromicrobium erythreum genomic region, the following are encoded:
- a CDS encoding PaaI family thioesterase produces the protein MSDLPGLDGVLGVEHVELTADKVVVRFTITERHLQPFGIPHGGIYCAVHESTASVAAQIWLGEKGVVVGTNNSTDFIRQAKLGDTITVTATPIHRGRTQQLWHLDSVGSDGRLVAQGQVRLANLDQPVPPEALAAFTGTTTG, from the coding sequence ATGAGCGACCTTCCCGGACTCGACGGTGTGCTCGGCGTGGAGCACGTCGAGCTGACGGCAGACAAGGTGGTCGTGCGCTTCACGATCACCGAGAGGCACCTGCAACCCTTCGGCATCCCGCACGGCGGCATCTACTGCGCCGTCCACGAGTCGACCGCCAGCGTGGCCGCGCAGATCTGGCTCGGCGAGAAGGGTGTCGTGGTCGGCACGAACAACTCGACCGACTTCATCCGCCAGGCGAAGCTCGGCGACACGATCACCGTGACCGCGACCCCGATCCACCGCGGCCGCACCCAGCAGCTGTGGCACCTCGACTCCGTCGGCAGCGACGGCAGGCTCGTCGCGCAGGGCCAGGTGCGCCTGGCCAACCTCGACCAGCCCGTCCCGCCGGAGGCGCTCGCCGCCTTCACGGGGACGACGACCGGCTGA
- a CDS encoding tetratricopeptide repeat protein, whose amino-acid sequence MDERTVSLARHWLQTDRPDRCLEVLDGADPTDPQVLLLRAWALSRLERWDDAESVARSGLAGDPGSVELRRVLAHVLTGRGRLREAAEVLASAAADAPEDVEVRAQLAANLVVRRFEDESARAIDALAALAPGSGRVALLRAHWHLEFGRREDARRHVLEALEADPADPQARALLGDLTTRSGDVAGVGHLRRAALDDFGDRSTVARARQAGVLDRYPGRLLLPALRVHPGWAAAGCFVLLWVSARVLVVGDAVVGGAMLAVTLLLVVWLAVAHAVAVWVLD is encoded by the coding sequence GTGGACGAGCGCACCGTCAGCCTCGCCCGGCACTGGCTGCAGACCGACCGGCCCGACCGCTGCCTCGAGGTCCTCGACGGCGCGGACCCGACCGACCCGCAGGTGCTGCTGCTGCGGGCGTGGGCGCTCTCACGGCTCGAGCGCTGGGACGACGCGGAGTCCGTCGCCCGGTCCGGCCTCGCGGGCGACCCCGGGTCGGTCGAGCTGCGCCGCGTGCTCGCCCACGTCCTCACCGGTCGCGGTCGCCTGAGGGAGGCGGCCGAGGTGCTCGCGTCGGCCGCCGCCGACGCACCCGAGGACGTCGAGGTCCGGGCCCAGCTGGCGGCGAACCTCGTCGTCCGGCGGTTCGAGGACGAGTCGGCCCGGGCGATCGACGCCCTCGCCGCGCTCGCGCCGGGCTCGGGCCGGGTCGCCCTCCTCCGCGCCCACTGGCACCTGGAGTTCGGACGTCGCGAGGACGCCCGGCGACACGTCCTGGAGGCGCTGGAGGCCGACCCTGCGGATCCGCAGGCCCGCGCGCTGCTCGGTGATCTGACGACGCGGTCCGGCGACGTGGCGGGTGTCGGCCACCTGCGTCGCGCCGCGCTCGACGACTTCGGTGACCGGTCCACCGTCGCCCGGGCGCGCCAGGCGGGCGTGCTGGACCGCTACCCCGGGCGTCTCCTGCTCCCCGCGTTGCGCGTGCACCCGGGCTGGGCCGCCGCCGGCTGCTTCGTCCTGCTGTGGGTGTCGGCGCGGGTCCTCGTCGTCGGCGACGCGGTGGTCGGTGGGGCGATGCTGGCGGTGACCCTGCTGCTGGTGGTGTGGCTGGCCGTCGCCCACGCCGTCGCCGTCTGGGTCCTCGACTGA